The following nucleotide sequence is from Alphaproteobacteria bacterium.
AGGATAATTGTTTTGCATAATTATAAACTTCAAACGCTTGATCAATATTAATACCAAATTTATTTTCTGACTTGCCTGTCGTGATTTTTCCATGAGTTAAAGCATCAACATTAGGATTAATACGCAAAGCGATTTTAGCTTTTATTTTTAATTCTTCTGCAATTTGATTAAGTACTTTTAATTCTTCAACAGATTCAACATTAAATTGATAGATGTTATTTTGTAAAGCAAATGTAATTTCATTTTTTTGTTTACCAACACCTGCAAAAACAATGCGATCAGGAGGAATATTGGCAGTAAGAGCACGTCTTAATTCCCCTTCAGATACAACATCCGCACCAGCACCTAAACGTCCCAAAGTTTTTATAATAGCTTGGTTCGAATTGGCTTTAAGCGCATAACATATTAATGTCCGATTTTTGGGTAAATGAGCTTGAAAATGTTTAAAGCGATGTTCAATTAAACTTGCAGAATAACAATAAAAAGGTGTCCCTATTGTTTTAGCTAAATCTTTAATTTTAAGATCATCAGCATAAAATTCGCCCCCAGAATAATAAAATCCAATCATAAATCTGCAGGATACTGCCTAGGATATTTTGGATCACTACCTTCGGGTTTTTCAAGATCCCCTTTTTTTCCACAGCTTGTCAGGCTTAATATACTTATTAAAAGAAAATTAAAAAAAATGGATCGCACTATTCGATTAGTTTTAAAATTATTTTTTACCATTAAACTTCTTGTATGCCTCATTAATTGATTTTTTAATACAAATGGGAGCCGTTCCCCCATAACTTTGACGGCTATTAATCGAATAGTCAATTGTCAAAGCATCAAGATCTTTTTTTGTTAAAGCAGCATGAACCGATTTTAATTCCTTTAAAGATAAATTTTGTAATTTCTTTTTTTTACTTTTTGCTAATTTTACTAATTGGCCAACTAAATGATACGATTGCCTGAAAGGTAATTTAAGATTCTGGGTTATCTTATCAGCTAAATCCGTTGCGGTAATAAAACCAATGTCAGTTGCTTTACCCATAGCAGATTTATTCACAGTCATACTTTCAAGCATGCCTATCATAGCCATTAAACATAAATTAAGCGTATCATAAGTTTCAAAAACATAATGTTTATCTTCTTGTAAATCTTTGGCATAAGCTAAAGGTAAAGCTTTCATCAGCATAATTAACGACGAAAATGACGTAGCACTTCTGCTTGTTTTTCCTCTAATAAGCTCTGCTGCATCCGGGTTACGCTTTTGAGGCATAATGGAAGAGCCTGTTGAAAAAGAATCACTAAGCGTGATAAACCCAAATTGAGGCGTTGACCAAAGGACAATTTCTTCAGCCAATCTTGAAAGATGCATAGCAAGAATCGATGCGGACGCCAAAAAATCCAACACAAAATCACGATCAGATACTGTATCTATTGAATTTGCCGTTGGTTTTTGAAAACCCAAAACACGCGCTGTATAATAGCGATCAATTGGAAAAGATGTCCCTGCCAGAGCTGCGGCACCCAAAGGACATTCATTTAATCTTTGCTGACAATCAATAAAACGGGATTGATCTCTTATTAACATTTCAACATATGCCATTAAATGATGAGCAAAAGAAATAGGTTGGGCAGGTTGAAAATGTGTATAA
It contains:
- the argH gene encoding argininosuccinate lyase — its product is SRAHCDMLMRQKIISKKVGQAILQGLGQIEKEMDQGLFVFKEEYEDIHMNVEARLYELIGDNAGYLHTARSRNDQVVTDFKLWIRDHINLLNNQIKKLGITLLNHCENNLYTWIPGYTHFQPAQPISFAHHLMAYVEMLIRDQSRFIDCQQRLNECPLGAAALAGTSFPIDRYYTARVLGFQKPTANSIDTVSDRDFVLDFLASASILAMHLSRLAEEIVLWSTPQFGFITLSDSFSTGSSIMPQKRNPDAAELIRGKTSRSATSFSSLIMLMKALPLAYAKDLQEDKHYVFETYDTLNLCLMAMIGMLESMTVNKSAMGKATDIGFITATDLADKITQNLKLPFRQSYHLVGQLVKLAKSKKKKLQNLSLKELKSVHAALTKKDLDALTIDYSINSRQSYGGTAPICIKKSINEAYKKFNGKK